In Sphingomonas sp. LT1P40, the following are encoded in one genomic region:
- the leuC gene encoding 3-isopropylmalate dehydratase large subunit, with the protein MASKPLTLYEKIWAAHVVERRDDGTCLIYIDRHLVHEVTSPQAFEGLRVAGRRVRRPDLTLAVPDHNLPTTARVDAAGNRLPIADIESAAQLAALERNVAEFGIDYFGATAPEQGIVHVVGPEQGFTLPGTTLVCGDSHTSAHGALGALAFGIGTSEVEHVLATQTLLLNQSKTMEIRVDGSLGYGVSAKDVVLAIIGKTGAAGGTGYVVEYTGDVIRGLSIEGRLTISNMSIEGGARSGLIAPDETTYTYLKGRPMVPAGEAWEQALAWWKTLPTDPGAVYDKVVQLHATDISPSLTWGTSPEDVVPITGFVPDPESFADPAKRIAAQKSLDYMGLTAGTRMQDISVENIFIGSCTNSRIEDLRAAASVVKGRHVADGIRQALIVPGSGLVKRQAEAEGLDRIFIEAGFDWREPGCSMCLAMNPDKVPPGERCASTSNRNFVGRQGPGARTHLVSPAMAAAAAVTGKLTDVRDLMGAQ; encoded by the coding sequence ATGGCCAGCAAACCGCTCACCCTTTACGAGAAAATCTGGGCCGCGCATGTCGTGGAGCGCCGCGATGACGGCACGTGCCTGATCTATATCGACCGGCATCTGGTCCATGAAGTGACCAGCCCGCAGGCGTTCGAGGGGCTGCGCGTTGCAGGACGCAGAGTTCGGCGGCCTGACCTGACGCTGGCGGTGCCGGACCATAATCTGCCGACCACGGCGCGGGTGGATGCGGCGGGTAATCGCCTGCCGATCGCCGATATCGAGAGTGCGGCACAGCTTGCCGCGCTGGAGCGCAATGTCGCTGAGTTCGGGATCGATTATTTCGGAGCGACTGCGCCGGAGCAGGGCATCGTGCATGTTGTGGGGCCGGAGCAGGGCTTTACGCTGCCGGGCACGACATTGGTGTGTGGTGACAGCCATACATCGGCGCATGGTGCGCTCGGCGCGCTGGCGTTTGGGATCGGGACGAGCGAGGTCGAGCATGTGCTGGCGACGCAGACGTTGCTGCTGAACCAGTCGAAAACGATGGAAATCCGGGTCGATGGCTCGCTGGGCTATGGCGTCAGCGCGAAGGACGTGGTGCTCGCGATCATCGGCAAGACGGGGGCAGCGGGGGGCACCGGTTATGTCGTCGAATATACAGGCGACGTGATCCGTGGCCTGTCGATCGAGGGGCGGCTGACGATCAGCAACATGTCGATCGAGGGCGGCGCGCGGTCCGGCCTGATTGCGCCGGATGAGACGACCTATACCTATCTGAAGGGGCGTCCGATGGTCCCCGCTGGCGAGGCTTGGGAACAGGCGCTGGCGTGGTGGAAGACGCTGCCGACCGATCCCGGCGCGGTGTATGACAAGGTCGTCCAGTTACATGCGACCGACATTTCGCCATCGCTGACCTGGGGGACGAGCCCCGAGGACGTAGTGCCGATCACTGGCTTCGTGCCCGACCCCGAGAGTTTCGCCGACCCGGCCAAGCGCATCGCGGCGCAGAAGTCGCTGGATTATATGGGGCTGACGGCGGGCACGCGGATGCAGGATATTTCGGTCGAGAATATCTTCATCGGCAGCTGCACCAACAGCCGGATCGAGGATCTGCGCGCCGCTGCTTCGGTGGTGAAGGGGCGGCATGTCGCGGACGGCATTCGGCAGGCGCTGATCGTGCCCGGCTCGGGACTGGTCAAGCGCCAGGCCGAGGCCGAAGGGCTGGACCGTATCTTTATCGAGGCCGGGTTCGACTGGCGCGAGCCGGGCTGTTCCATGTGTCTCGCCATGAACCCGGATAAAGTGCCGCCGGGCGAACGCTGTGCTTCCACTTCCAATCGAAACTTTGTAGGAAGGCAGGGTCCGGGCGCGCGTACCCACCTCGTCTCACCCGCAATGGCGGCGGCGGCGGCGGTGACTGGAAAGCTCACGGACGTTCGGGACCTGATGGGTGCCCAATGA